The following are from one region of the Hyphomicrobium album genome:
- a CDS encoding PTS sugar transporter subunit IIA yields the protein MQLSDILIPSHVLPDVRVADRSALLRELSRTAGATLGIPAEAIASALVKREALGSTGMGGGMAIPHARLAGLTKPFGLLARLDQGIDFDAVDGEPVDIVFLLLLPEASDADINALACVARKLRDTQVLAAVRRAKDARGIFAQITAEAA from the coding sequence ATGCAGCTCAGTGACATTCTCATTCCTAGCCACGTGCTTCCCGACGTGCGTGTCGCCGACAGGTCGGCGCTCCTGCGCGAGCTGTCGCGCACCGCCGGCGCCACTTTGGGTATCCCCGCCGAGGCGATCGCGTCGGCGCTGGTGAAGCGCGAAGCGCTCGGCTCGACCGGCATGGGCGGTGGCATGGCGATCCCGCACGCGCGGCTGGCCGGACTGACCAAACCGTTCGGCCTGCTGGCGCGCCTCGATCAGGGGATCGACTTCGACGCCGTCGACGGGGAGCCGGTCGATATCGTTTTCCTGCTGCTGCTCCCCGAGGCGTCGGACGCCGACATCAACGCGCTTGCTTGCGTCGCGCGCAAGCTGCGCGACACCCAAGTGCTTGCGGCGGTCAGGCGCGCCAAGGATGCGCGGGGCATCTTCGCCCAAATCACCGCGGAAGCCGCGTAG
- a CDS encoding GNAT family N-acetyltransferase produces the protein MDVKIETSRLTLRPWGEEDVEQLTLGLNDLKLAKWMAFVPHPYSTLHAKNWIKRCQEIANAGIRPVAYEFAVELRPERLVIGGVSLNKIDREAGTGGGGIWIANDYQGRGYGREAFEAKIRFAFCELGLTKLVNGYFDGNENSWAMQRRLGYRRVAEVASSCMADGRQTIEHVTTLLRGDWEDREDQQSNRA, from the coding sequence GTGGACGTCAAAATCGAAACTTCGCGCCTTACTCTCCGACCTTGGGGTGAGGAAGACGTCGAACAACTCACGCTAGGCTTGAACGATCTCAAGCTCGCAAAGTGGATGGCTTTCGTCCCTCATCCCTATTCGACGTTACACGCCAAAAACTGGATCAAGAGATGTCAGGAAATTGCGAACGCGGGCATTCGGCCGGTTGCGTATGAATTTGCGGTTGAACTTAGACCTGAGCGACTGGTGATCGGAGGGGTCAGTCTCAATAAGATTGACCGGGAGGCAGGGACGGGTGGCGGAGGAATTTGGATCGCCAACGATTATCAGGGACGCGGCTATGGACGCGAAGCGTTTGAGGCGAAAATCCGTTTCGCATTTTGCGAACTGGGCCTGACGAAGCTGGTCAACGGTTACTTCGACGGCAACGAAAATTCCTGGGCGATGCAGCGCAGATTGGGGTATCGGCGCGTCGCTGAGGTTGCCAGTAGTTGCATGGCTGACGGCAGGCAAACGATCGAACATGTAACGACGTTGCTGCGCGGTGATTGGGAAGATCGCGAGGACCAACAGTCCAACCGAGCATGA
- a CDS encoding lysylphosphatidylglycerol synthase transmembrane domain-containing protein, translating to MHKPIRLGLGIALAGIFLWLMLRHIDVDEIGHAFAKADLWALSLAVAAFGVGLGCKIERWRRMLLQTNAELTWSDCYGPMVASVAANNVLPFRAGDIMRAFGFNGRLGINASVSLTTIVVERLLDLLIVISFLGLALIVFGTDSSRVIGVGGGLLIGSAVAILSVLLFPRMLSPLLFWGAGLITRLSPGLGSGIERELEKIFAALDYTAKSRTMCALIVWSLLAWTAEGCAFWFTAMALQTIEVPTVAWLALPAATLSTMIPSTPGYVGTFDYFTAQAMTVGGNTLADSVAYAFLVHLVLWLPPTLAGGIYFFLNPPAMAPVKS from the coding sequence GTGCATAAGCCGATCCGCCTAGGGCTGGGGATTGCACTGGCCGGCATATTTCTCTGGTTGATGTTGCGGCACATCGACGTGGATGAGATAGGCCATGCGTTTGCGAAAGCAGATCTCTGGGCGCTTAGTCTTGCTGTTGCTGCATTTGGCGTGGGCCTTGGATGCAAGATTGAACGGTGGCGGCGAATGCTGCTGCAGACCAATGCGGAGCTGACCTGGTCGGACTGCTATGGGCCGATGGTTGCGAGCGTCGCGGCAAACAACGTACTGCCCTTTCGCGCCGGCGACATCATGCGCGCTTTTGGCTTCAATGGTAGACTCGGCATCAATGCCTCAGTCTCGCTGACCACGATTGTGGTCGAGCGGTTGCTGGATCTCCTGATCGTTATCTCCTTCCTCGGTCTGGCGCTCATCGTCTTCGGGACAGACTCTTCACGTGTCATCGGCGTTGGAGGAGGACTGCTCATCGGCAGCGCCGTCGCAATCCTGTCGGTGTTGCTGTTTCCGCGCATGCTCAGCCCACTCCTCTTCTGGGGCGCAGGCCTCATCACCCGACTTTCCCCTGGCCTAGGTTCAGGCATCGAGCGCGAGCTCGAAAAGATTTTTGCCGCACTCGACTACACCGCGAAGAGCCGCACGATGTGTGCACTTATCGTTTGGTCATTGCTGGCTTGGACAGCAGAGGGCTGCGCCTTCTGGTTCACGGCTATGGCATTGCAGACAATCGAGGTTCCCACGGTCGCTTGGCTCGCCCTGCCAGCCGCCACGCTTTCGACCATGATTCCGAGCACCCCCGGCTATGTCGGAACCTTCGACTATTTTACCGCGCAGGCAATGACGGTGGGGGGAAATACGCTGGCCGACTCGGTAGCGTATGCCTTTCTCGTGCATCTCGTGCTCTGGCTTCCTCCAACCCTAGCAGGAGGCATCTATTTTTTCCTCAATCCCCCTGCAATGGCCCCGGTCAAGTCCTGA
- a CDS encoding response regulator yields MSSVLICEDDAFLAADLSMSVESAGHEVAGVYANASDALRAASDNVPDVAFVDLELADGHTGSAIAKSLQALGVKVVVLSGYPNVGAGLGSVPHTYAAKPASPDMVKFLLNSSGSARKTAHSKFAGNSLTTT; encoded by the coding sequence ATGAGCAGCGTACTGATTTGCGAGGACGATGCGTTTCTCGCCGCCGACCTCTCGATGAGCGTCGAGAGCGCCGGTCATGAGGTTGCAGGCGTATATGCCAATGCTAGCGATGCACTAAGGGCCGCTTCCGACAACGTACCCGATGTCGCCTTCGTCGACCTGGAGCTGGCAGACGGGCACACGGGTAGCGCCATCGCGAAGTCGCTCCAGGCGTTGGGTGTGAAGGTCGTCGTGCTGTCCGGCTATCCGAACGTAGGCGCCGGGCTCGGAAGCGTTCCTCACACTTATGCGGCAAAACCCGCGAGCCCCGACATGGTCAAGTTCCTGCTCAACTCGAGCGGCAGCGCGCGCAAGACCGCGCACTCGAAATTTGCTGGCAATTCGCTGACGACGACCTGA
- a CDS encoding MFS transporter — protein sequence MRIAKDLPFLRYPDFSLLLVARFLSAVAMLTQGVTLGWQVYSIARLDHSVEYSSFLVGMIGLAQFVPMFAFVLLAGETADRYDRRKILIACCVLQIFCSSGLVALANAERPSLIAIFAIAGMFGVGRAFTMPASASLGPMLVPREILPRAIGWNTLAMQGGMILGPWIGGVLCAVSVPLAYQTSALLYAAAGVAVFFIAANTKPAHQGGKRLQLIAEGLAYVWSNKIVFGAISLDLFAVLLGGVTALLPVFARDILHIGPDGFGLLRSGPAIGGGLMALALSTRPIQRDAGFWMLVSVASYGLATIIFAVSTWVWVSMLALAALGAADAVSVFVRQSLIQIVTPDPMRGRVTAVSSLFISASNELGEFESGVAARFLGPVGAAIFGGVGSIALTGIWARLFPALRTAHLDTVRTEMPAKRGG from the coding sequence ATGCGCATAGCCAAAGACCTGCCGTTCCTGCGCTATCCGGACTTCAGCCTGCTGCTTGTCGCCCGCTTTCTGTCGGCGGTGGCGATGCTGACGCAGGGCGTCACGCTGGGCTGGCAGGTCTATTCGATCGCGCGCCTCGACCACTCCGTCGAGTACAGCTCCTTCCTCGTCGGCATGATCGGGCTCGCTCAGTTCGTGCCCATGTTCGCGTTCGTATTGCTCGCGGGCGAGACAGCGGACCGTTACGACCGGCGCAAGATCCTCATTGCCTGCTGCGTGCTGCAGATATTCTGCTCGAGCGGGCTTGTAGCGCTGGCCAACGCGGAACGGCCGAGCCTCATCGCCATATTCGCTATCGCCGGCATGTTCGGCGTCGGCCGCGCCTTCACCATGCCGGCGAGCGCGTCGCTCGGCCCGATGCTGGTCCCGCGCGAGATCCTGCCGCGTGCCATCGGCTGGAACACGCTCGCCATGCAGGGCGGCATGATCCTCGGCCCGTGGATCGGCGGTGTTCTCTGCGCCGTGTCGGTGCCATTGGCCTACCAAACCTCGGCGCTGCTCTACGCGGCGGCGGGAGTGGCTGTCTTCTTCATCGCCGCCAACACCAAGCCGGCCCATCAGGGCGGCAAGCGGCTGCAATTGATTGCCGAGGGCCTCGCTTACGTGTGGTCCAACAAGATCGTGTTCGGCGCCATTTCCTTGGACCTGTTCGCCGTGCTGCTCGGCGGCGTCACTGCGCTGCTTCCGGTATTCGCGCGCGACATCCTGCACATCGGGCCCGACGGCTTCGGCCTGCTGCGCTCCGGTCCGGCGATCGGTGGCGGGCTGATGGCGCTGGCGCTGAGCACGCGTCCCATCCAGCGCGATGCAGGGTTCTGGATGCTGGTGTCGGTCGCGAGCTACGGCCTGGCGACGATCATCTTTGCCGTTTCGACGTGGGTTTGGGTGTCGATGCTGGCGCTCGCGGCGCTGGGCGCAGCGGATGCCGTATCGGTGTTCGTGCGCCAGAGCCTCATCCAGATCGTCACGCCGGACCCGATGCGCGGGCGCGTTACGGCGGTATCTAGCCTGTTCATCAGCGCATCGAACGAGCTTGGCGAATTCGAGAGCGGCGTTGCCGCGCGTTTTCTCGGTCCGGTTGGCGCCGCGATCTTCGGTGGCGTCGGCTCGATCGCCTTGACGGGCATCTGGGCGAGACTGTTCCCGGCCTTGCGTACCGCGCATCTCGATACGGTGCGTACCGAGATGCCGGCCAAGCGAGGCGGCTAG
- a CDS encoding glucan biosynthesis protein, translated as MAFAASARAGVTPSMRPHFGDPTPFSFESLRARAKDMASKPYAGPTPASAAVQDVDFDAVQAIKFRADRALWPDGPGPCPVRLFHVDKFNPLGVRINALSNGEARELIYSPDCFDYKNADLANALPPDLGFSGFRVMDGRGKETDWLAFQGASYFRTSGEENQYGASARGIAINTAMPEPEEFPRFAEFWLDEPQDDKPAITIYALLDGPSIAGAYRFECVKGRAPIMTVSADLFARTDIDRVGVAPLTSMFWYGENDRRYASDWRPEIHDSDGLAIWTGVGEHIWRPLTNSSIVRTNSFLDVSPKGFGLMQRDRDFREYQDDGAFYNKRPGIWVEPTHEWGEGSVQLVEIPTKDETNDNIVAYWVPKKPVRAGDELAFNYKLYWQNDEPNPPVNIGRVMSTHTGDGGVPGVPHTISEDKRKFVIDFAGGPLSTMEQRFDIKPVVSHSRGRIDNAYVIKVVGTDRWRALFDLTTEGDGPVDLRCYLRLGDETLSETWIYQWLPKA; from the coding sequence ATGGCGTTCGCCGCCTCGGCGCGCGCCGGCGTCACCCCCTCGATGCGACCGCACTTCGGCGATCCAACGCCTTTCAGCTTCGAAAGCTTACGTGCCCGCGCCAAGGACATGGCGAGCAAGCCGTATGCTGGCCCGACCCCGGCGTCGGCCGCGGTGCAGGATGTCGACTTCGACGCCGTGCAGGCGATCAAGTTCCGCGCCGACCGCGCGCTCTGGCCGGACGGCCCCGGCCCGTGTCCCGTCCGCCTCTTCCACGTCGACAAGTTCAACCCGCTCGGCGTGCGCATCAATGCGCTGTCGAACGGCGAGGCGCGTGAGCTGATCTATTCGCCCGACTGCTTCGACTACAAAAACGCCGATCTCGCCAACGCCTTGCCGCCCGACCTCGGCTTCTCCGGATTTCGCGTCATGGACGGACGCGGAAAGGAGACGGACTGGCTCGCGTTCCAGGGCGCCAGCTACTTCCGCACCTCGGGCGAGGAGAACCAGTACGGCGCCTCGGCGCGCGGCATCGCCATCAATACGGCCATGCCCGAGCCCGAAGAGTTCCCGCGCTTCGCCGAGTTCTGGCTGGACGAGCCGCAGGACGACAAGCCGGCGATAACGATCTACGCGCTGCTCGATGGCCCGAGCATCGCCGGCGCCTATCGCTTCGAGTGCGTGAAGGGCCGGGCGCCGATCATGACGGTCAGCGCCGATCTCTTCGCGCGCACCGATATCGACCGCGTCGGAGTGGCGCCGCTCACCAGCATGTTCTGGTACGGCGAGAACGACCGCCGCTACGCCAGCGACTGGCGCCCCGAGATCCACGACAGCGACGGTCTGGCGATCTGGACCGGCGTCGGCGAGCACATCTGGCGCCCGCTCACCAATTCGTCGATCGTGCGCACCAACTCGTTCCTCGACGTGTCGCCGAAGGGCTTCGGCCTGATGCAGCGCGACCGCGACTTCCGCGAGTATCAGGACGACGGAGCCTTCTACAACAAGCGCCCCGGCATCTGGGTCGAGCCGACCCACGAGTGGGGAGAGGGCTCCGTCCAGCTCGTCGAAATCCCGACCAAGGACGAAACCAACGACAACATCGTCGCCTACTGGGTGCCGAAGAAACCGGTGCGCGCCGGCGATGAGCTAGCCTTCAACTACAAACTCTATTGGCAGAACGACGAGCCCAATCCGCCCGTCAACATCGGCCGGGTAATGTCGACCCACACGGGCGACGGCGGGGTCCCCGGCGTGCCGCACACGATCTCCGAGGACAAGCGCAAGTTCGTTATCGACTTTGCCGGCGGTCCGCTCTCCACCATGGAGCAGCGCTTCGACATCAAGCCGGTGGTGTCGCACTCGCGCGGTCGCATCGACAATGCGTACGTCATCAAAGTCGTGGGTACCGACCGCTGGCGCGCGCTGTTCGACCTCACGACCGAGGGCGATGGCCCGGTGGACCTGCGCTGCTACCTCCGGCTCGGCGATGAAACGCTGTCCGAGACGTGGATCTATCAGTGGCTTCCGAAAGCCTGA
- a CDS encoding DUF3309 domain-containing protein, translating into MLETVIVVILILALVGALPNWGHSRSWGYGPSGLLGTVLVIVLIIYLLQRV; encoded by the coding sequence ATGCTTGAAACCGTCATTGTTGTCATTCTCATTCTGGCGCTGGTCGGCGCACTGCCCAATTGGGGCCACAGCCGCAGCTGGGGCTACGGACCGTCGGGCCTGCTCGGCACCGTGCTGGTCATCGTGCTCATCATCTACCTCTTGCAGCGCGTCTAG
- a CDS encoding NAD(P)/FAD-dependent oxidoreductase has translation MTISSTTAAAVTVVGGGFTGLAAAYELAKRGVKVAVIESETEVGGLAAAFDVSGEKLDRFYHHWFTNDLEVMNLIEELELTERVEINPTNTGIYFAGNFFKLSTPWDLLNFKPLGFADRIRLGLLALRARQVRDWQALEEMTAKQWLKDLGGENVYRVVWEPLLKGKFGTYADDISAVWFWNKLKLRGGSRGKGGEERLAYFRGGFAALAEALSEKVRALGGQISVSTRVREIRKHNQRWHVETNRGTYLSDHVIATPALPLIADMIESWAPADYLASLRRIRYLANVCLVLELRHSLSDTYWLNVNDPTFPYVGIIEHTNFQGPQNYGGRHIVYLSKYLPHTHQLYSMSADELLDFSLPFLKTMFPAFQRDWIEAHHLWRARWSQPVVERNYSRLIPSAAAPLEGLHICSMAQIYPEDRGTNYAIREGRRVGAELASQIVKPRNARESEDGDVPPTAHLNLSDLAAV, from the coding sequence ATGACAATCTCCTCCACCACCGCCGCGGCAGTAACCGTCGTTGGGGGCGGATTCACAGGTCTTGCTGCCGCATATGAGCTCGCAAAGAGAGGTGTGAAGGTTGCCGTCATCGAGAGTGAGACGGAAGTTGGGGGGCTTGCCGCGGCTTTCGACGTGAGCGGCGAGAAGCTCGACCGCTTCTATCATCACTGGTTCACCAACGACCTCGAGGTGATGAATCTCATCGAGGAGCTCGAACTGACGGAACGGGTTGAGATCAACCCCACCAACACAGGCATCTACTTCGCCGGCAACTTCTTCAAGCTCTCGACGCCCTGGGACTTACTCAACTTCAAGCCGCTCGGCTTTGCCGATCGCATCCGTCTTGGTCTGCTCGCCCTGCGCGCGCGTCAGGTGCGCGACTGGCAGGCGCTGGAGGAGATGACCGCCAAGCAGTGGCTGAAAGACCTCGGCGGCGAGAATGTTTACCGCGTGGTGTGGGAGCCGCTGCTGAAGGGAAAATTTGGGACTTATGCAGACGACATCTCGGCGGTGTGGTTCTGGAACAAATTAAAGCTACGGGGTGGAAGCCGCGGCAAAGGTGGTGAGGAGCGTCTTGCTTATTTCCGAGGCGGCTTTGCCGCATTGGCCGAGGCTCTGTCGGAGAAGGTTCGCGCACTGGGCGGTCAAATCTCGGTTTCGACTCGCGTGCGTGAGATCCGCAAGCACAATCAGCGTTGGCACGTTGAGACGAACCGCGGAACCTACTTATCAGATCATGTAATCGCCACGCCTGCACTTCCGCTGATTGCGGATATGATCGAGAGCTGGGCGCCGGCGGATTATCTGGCCAGTCTGCGACGTATACGTTATCTCGCCAACGTCTGCCTGGTTCTCGAACTCCGGCACTCGCTGTCCGATACCTATTGGCTCAACGTCAACGATCCGACATTTCCCTACGTCGGCATCATAGAGCATACGAACTTTCAGGGGCCGCAGAATTACGGCGGACGCCATATCGTCTATCTCTCCAAATATTTGCCGCATACGCATCAGCTTTATTCCATGTCGGCAGACGAGTTGCTTGATTTTTCTCTTCCATTTCTCAAGACGATGTTCCCAGCCTTTCAACGGGACTGGATCGAGGCCCACCACCTGTGGCGTGCTCGTTGGTCCCAGCCGGTAGTAGAGCGAAATTATAGCCGCCTCATTCCATCCGCTGCGGCCCCCCTCGAGGGGCTTCACATCTGCTCGATGGCGCAAATCTACCCGGAGGATCGCGGCACCAACTATGCCATACGGGAAGGACGTCGCGTCGGAGCTGAGCTGGCATCGCAGATCGTAAAGCCACGGAACGCTAGAGAAAGTGAGGACGGGGACGTCCCACCCACGGCTCACCTGAACCTTTCGGACTTGGCCGCGGTATAG
- a CDS encoding response regulator transcription factor: MNAPALKVLVVDDEPPIRKLLRMGLTAEGYHVIDAPNGKAALAELPQKPDVVILDLGLPDVQGLELLRALREKNEGIPIVVLSSRADEAAKIQALDLGADDYVTKPFSMNELLARIRAAVRHQLQSQGERPIFQVGDLSVDLVRRIVKMRGQDVKLSPKEYDLLRLFVQHAGKVLTHNYLLDQLWGPSADAQYVRVYVRQLRNKIEPQPDRPEYIHTETGVGYRLRLPD, encoded by the coding sequence ATGAACGCCCCCGCTCTCAAGGTGCTGGTCGTCGACGACGAGCCGCCCATTCGCAAGCTGCTGCGCATGGGGCTTACCGCCGAAGGCTATCACGTGATCGACGCGCCGAACGGCAAAGCGGCGCTCGCCGAGCTGCCGCAGAAGCCCGACGTGGTCATTCTCGACTTGGGCCTCCCGGACGTCCAGGGGCTCGAGCTCTTGCGGGCGCTGCGCGAGAAGAACGAGGGCATTCCCATCGTCGTGCTATCGAGCCGCGCCGATGAGGCGGCAAAGATCCAGGCATTGGATCTCGGCGCCGACGACTACGTTACCAAACCGTTCAGCATGAACGAGCTTTTGGCGCGCATTCGTGCCGCCGTCCGCCACCAGTTGCAAAGCCAGGGCGAGCGCCCGATCTTCCAGGTGGGCGATCTCTCCGTCGATCTCGTCCGCCGCATCGTCAAGATGCGCGGCCAAGACGTTAAGCTGTCGCCTAAAGAATACGATCTATTGCGCCTATTCGTGCAGCATGCCGGCAAGGTCCTCACCCATAACTATCTGCTCGACCAGCTGTGGGGGCCGAGCGCGGACGCGCAATATGTCCGTGTCTACGTTCGCCAGCTGCGCAACAAGATCGAGCCGCAACCGGATCGTCCCGAATACATTCACACTGAAACTGGAGTGGGATACCGCCTGCGCCTGCCGGACTGA
- a CDS encoding glycosyltransferase family 2 protein: protein MSPAAGYFCLLSHTSTIQKVSALREERLLSIVVPCYNEEACLDATVARLKSLCAELRPLEVELIFVDDGSQDRTREILKGYAVEDRRIRIIGLARNFGHQLAVTAGIDAARGDAIVLIDGDLQDPPEVIPKMVARWREGFDVVYGRRTERAGESTFKLATARIFYRLLNKLSDVPIPLDTGDFRLMSRQVADTLRAMPERDRFVRGMVSWVGFKQTALSYQRAARFAGASKYPLRKMVRFATDGILSFSTKPLQMAVALGMLSASVALLGIIYALTLRIFTDLWVEGWTALFIAVMFVGGAQLLCIGILGEYIGRIYSEVKKRPLYVVQESIGLEDRDPVLATSPVYLKSKP from the coding sequence TTGAGCCCAGCGGCGGGGTATTTTTGCTTGCTATCTCATACCTCAACAATTCAGAAGGTATCCGCATTACGCGAAGAGCGTCTGCTGTCGATTGTCGTTCCCTGCTACAATGAAGAAGCTTGTTTGGATGCTACCGTTGCGCGTCTCAAATCGCTCTGCGCAGAACTCCGTCCCTTAGAAGTCGAGTTGATCTTTGTCGATGATGGCAGCCAAGACCGCACGCGCGAGATACTGAAAGGCTATGCCGTCGAGGATCGGCGCATACGGATCATTGGTTTGGCTCGAAATTTCGGCCACCAACTGGCGGTTACTGCGGGCATCGACGCTGCAAGGGGTGATGCCATCGTGCTTATCGATGGCGATTTGCAAGATCCGCCGGAAGTCATCCCCAAGATGGTCGCCCGGTGGCGCGAAGGCTTCGACGTGGTCTACGGTCGTCGGACGGAGCGCGCGGGCGAGTCCACCTTCAAGCTCGCAACTGCCCGCATCTTTTACCGGTTGCTGAACAAGCTATCTGACGTGCCGATACCGCTCGACACCGGCGATTTCAGGCTGATGAGTCGTCAGGTAGCAGACACGCTGCGAGCGATGCCCGAGCGGGATCGGTTTGTACGCGGCATGGTTAGCTGGGTGGGCTTCAAGCAGACTGCACTATCCTACCAGCGAGCGGCCCGCTTCGCCGGAGCGAGCAAGTACCCGCTGCGCAAGATGGTGCGTTTTGCCACGGACGGCATCCTGTCCTTTTCGACCAAACCCCTCCAGATGGCCGTCGCGCTCGGCATGCTTTCGGCGAGTGTTGCTTTACTCGGCATCATCTATGCGCTGACGCTACGCATCTTCACCGACTTGTGGGTCGAGGGTTGGACAGCGTTGTTCATCGCCGTGATGTTTGTCGGCGGCGCGCAACTGCTCTGCATCGGAATCCTCGGCGAATACATCGGCCGAATTTACAGCGAAGTGAAAAAGCGGCCACTCTATGTGGTGCAGGAATCTATCGGCCTCGAAGATCGTGATCCGGTACTGGCCACGAGCCCAGTTTACCTGAAGTCAAAGCCGTGA